The Streptomyces albofaciens JCM 4342 genome has a segment encoding these proteins:
- the sodN gene encoding superoxide dismutase, Ni produces the protein MLSRLFAPKVKVSAHCDLPCGVYDPAQARIEAESVKAIQEKYQANEDADYRTRAVVIKEQRAELAKHHVSVLWSDYFKPPHFEKYPELHQLVNDTLKALSAAKGSNDPATGQKALDYIAQIDKIFWETKQG, from the coding sequence ATGCTTTCCCGCCTGTTCGCCCCCAAGGTGAAGGTCAGCGCCCACTGCGACCTGCCCTGCGGTGTCTACGACCCGGCCCAGGCCCGTATCGAGGCCGAGTCGGTCAAGGCCATCCAGGAGAAGTACCAGGCCAACGAGGACGCGGACTACCGCACCCGCGCCGTCGTCATCAAGGAGCAGCGCGCGGAGCTGGCCAAGCACCACGTCTCGGTGCTGTGGAGCGACTACTTCAAGCCCCCGCACTTCGAGAAGTACCCGGAGCTGCACCAGCTGGTCAACGACACCCTCAAGGCGCTGAGCGCCGCCAAGGGCTCGAACGACCCGGCGACCGGCCAGAAGGCCCTGGACTACATCGCCCAGATCGACAAGATCTTCTGGGAGACGAAGCAGGGCTGA